In a single window of the Pongo abelii isolate AG06213 chromosome 1, NHGRI_mPonAbe1-v2.0_pri, whole genome shotgun sequence genome:
- the LOC112130148 gene encoding uncharacterized protein LOC112130148 — MFPTRASSFPLGRPPRSDPCKSRESWKQVPDQEGRRRRSRYREMIRCFHPFRFFQLVVKVTSCLEARGDPDLGAAPMGCEADSFLGVTPNRDQAFPPHQSATLALEIPRAREGCKFSFLNVTD, encoded by the coding sequence ATGTTCCCCACCCGCGCCTCCAGCTTTCCTCTCGGCCGGCCCCCGCGCTCCGACCCCTGCAAGTCTCGCGAGAGCTGGAAACAAGTCCCAGATCAGGAAGGCCGGCGCAGACGCTCCAGATATCGCGAGATGATCCGCTGCTTCCATCCCTTCCGGTTTTTTCAGTTGGTCGTCAAGGTGACGAGTTGCCTGGAGGCTCGAGGTGACCCTGACCTTGGGGCTGCGCCTATGGGCTGCGAAGCTGACAGTTTCCTAGGCGTCACCCCAAACCGTGACCAGGCCTTTCCTCCGCACCAAAGTGCGACATTGGCCCTGGAAATCCCCCGGGCAAGAGAGG